A stretch of DNA from Halobacillus litoralis:
GGGTTGCCCCCGATATAATTGGCAAGATCCTGGCCATTGACCGTAAACTCATCAACCTGTTCATGCTGGTTGACTTCAAGCAGATCAGACACTTCCGCTTTCTGTGCTTCAGACAAGGCTTCTCCATAAACGACGATAGGCAGACCTAACTTTTCATTAATGCCTTGGTCCCCTGTCGAAGCAGAAATGTTCAAAGGTAATGCAAACGCTGCAAACAAAACGACGATCAACATCCATAGACTGACACGTGTTTTCATGTTCTCGACCCCTTGTAAAATGGTAGATTCCCCCTTACGTTATGCGGAACCTCCCATCTATTATACCCTACGCATAGATACGCGGGTTGTCATAATAGACGTACGAGGGATAGAAAAAGTTTCATACTCACCGCAACATTTCTTTTTAAAGTTATTTAATTATATGGCTGGATACTTGAAGACTTAGTTTCGAGACTTTTATTGAGTGGGCGGGGCTGCGGGGAATAGCTCGCTTTCCTATCACCCCTGACTACGGCAAACGAACCACGGTTATCTCGAAACGGAGTTTTCCACAACCGGGAGCTCTTACGCAACTATTTTATAGGATGGATAAACGAAAGAAAGGATGGACGTTGTTATGAAGATTGCACGCCAAATCGGACTTTATGTATTTGCTATCGCTCTGTTTTACGCAGGAGTCACCCATTTCATGTATGACCACGGCTTTGCCCGGATGCTTCCCTCCTGGGTACCACTTAAATTAATCATTGTATATGTGACAGGAATCACGGAATGGCTCCTTGCCCTTCTGCTTGTTTTTCCTCAAACGCGGAGAGCGGCTGGGTTCGCTACGGCTGCTTTTCTATTCATCGTCTGGCCTGCTAATTTTTATGCGGCTATTTATGGAATTCCAGCTCCTTGGAGCGAAGAAACAAATCAGACTGCTTTATGGATCCGCCTCCTCTTCCAACCTTTGCTTATTTGGTGGGTTCTCGCCGTTTCCAAAGATTCGAAAGAGGTGTAGCCATCTGATAAAATGGGGATAGTGAAAAGGACAAGGAGGTTGTATATGCGTTTAGAAGGAAAGAAAGTCATCCAACTGGTCAGTAAAGACTTTGAGGATCTTGAACTTTGGTATCCGGTTCTCCGTCTCCAGGAAGAAGGAGCAACTGTTCACCTTGTGGGTGAAAAAGCAGGTGAAGAACACCCAGGGAAATATGGAGTCCCTGCTACTGCGGATTATGCATTTGAGGACATCAATCCAGCCGATTACGATGGAATTCTTGTACCAGGGGGATGGTCTCCCGATAAGCTCCGCCGTTTTGATAAAGTCATTGAAATGGTCCAGCACATGAATAATGAACGCAAACCAATCGGACAGATCTGTCATGCGGGCTGGGTGCTTATCTCTGCCAACATCCTGAAAGGTCGGAAAGTGACGAGCACACCGGGAATTAAAGACGACATGATCAATGCTGGTGCAGAATGGTTCGACGAAGCAGTCGTCCAAGACGAACACATTGTTTCTGCCCGTCGTCCGCCTGACCTGCCTCCATATGCCAAAGCTTTCGCCGACTTACTCGCTGATTAATCATAGAAAAAACCAGAGCTGTAAAAGCTCTGGTTTTTTAGTGGTCTTCCGCAATCGCTTGTTTCGCAAGCATCGACACAACCGCATCATCCATGGGTGGGTTATGCAACCCCGCCCGTACATCACGGTAATATTTTTCAAAGGCATAGGCTTTGGATAACCCACGCCCCCCTGCAATTCGCATCGCTAGATCGACGACTTCATTAGCCGTATTCGTCACTGCCAGCTTGACAGCAGCAAGTTCTGACCCCATCTGTTGCCGTTCTTCTGGTTCCTCATCCCATTTTCTTGCAACTGAATATAAGAACGAATGGGCCTGCAGCAATTTCCACTCCATTTCACCAATCTTGTCTTGAATGTGAGACACTTCAGAAATTGGTGTATCCAGACTATTTGGTTGAAAGTCTTTTGCAAAAGCAATCGCATCATTACGAGCGGCTACGGCAATTCCTAAATAACATGCTGGAATGTGCAAGAGCCATCCCTTTGGCGAGGATTTGCTCCCACTTTTCAGTTCTACAAGGTCGGATTCCTGCAGCTCGACATCCTCCATCACAAGGTCATCACTTGCTGTCCCTCTCATCCCAAGGGTGTCCCATGTTTTATCAACAGATAACCCTGGCTGATGGCGGTCAATCAAAAACCACCCAACCGTATCCTTGTCTTCTATATAAGCTGAGACAATGTAATAATCCAAATGCTCAGCCATGGAGGTGAATGATTTTCTTCCATTTAAAATGTACACGTCTCCACGACGAACGGCTTTGGTTTCCGGTATTCCTCCCCTTGTCGGACTTCCGGTTGCTGGTTCTGTCGCAGCCCTGTTTACCACTTTTTGTTCTGAAACAACTTCATGCACAAGGCGATCATAAGACTTCTGATCCCATAATTGTTCCTGAGAAAGTTCCATCATGATTCCCATGTGCCATCCAATTGACAAAGCGACAGCTCCATCACCTTCTGCAATTTTTTCCTGCATCAGCAAGAATTCGTATAACGATAATCCTTCTCCACCTTCAGATTCCGGCAAGGACATCGATGGGTATTTCTCATCTTTAATGACTTTTAACGTCTCATAAGAGAAAGAAGCATCACGATCCGTTTCTGGAATATGTTTGCGCGCCTCCTCCGCGATCCGATCCGCCTTTTCAAACATTTCCTGTTGTCGGTCGTTTTTTATCAAACGGTTCCATACACCTGCCAACCCAACCACTCCCGATTCTTTATTATAATTAAATCATACCTGACAACTCGGGATGAAGCCAATGCCATGCTTGTCTAATTCGTTCCCTTACAACATACCCTATGCACAAAAAATCATTCTGTATCGGCATATGTCTTTTCGTATGTAAATGTTTTCCAGATCTCCCGTTTAACAAATAATACCCCCGACATTTCCCGGGAAATGTCGAAACAAGGTTCACCTATTCTCTTAAACAAAAACAACAAAACTAGAAAATGCCCATCCCCCATTTTCTTAATATCTTTTCGCTAAAATGACCATCGTTAAAAATACCGTCACAATGTTTAACGACAACAGGATGCTGAGTAGGTCAACAGCACTTAATGTGACCACCTGCAACACAATCATAAGATGAAAGACAGCCATTATTCCCATCATGATGAAGAAAGAATAGAATACAGCCTTATGCCTAATCCACTTCATCCGTTCATCCTTCTGTTTGAACTGAGGATATAAGTAACTCATGCTGAAAGATAAAATCCCTAAAGAAACCATGGTCCACATCATAGACGGCCATTCGCCACCCATCGTCCCCACAAAAATTAAAAAACCTGCCAATAGCAAGAAAAATACTCCGATAACTTTAAAAGCGTTGGAAGTGTAATCCATCTTCATTCCCCCTCCCTTGATTCATAGATAAATAAATCTTCAATTCGAACACCAAATACTCTCGCGATCTCAAATGCAAGCGGCAAAGATGGGGAATATCTGTTTTTTTCAATGGATATAATCGTCTGACGGGATACCTGTAATATCTCAGCTAATTTGTCCTGTGATAACCCCTGATTTTTTCTAAACTCCATAAGCCGGTTCTTCATATTACCCCTCCAATTAGTTACAGTTTAAAGTAAAGTTACCTTTACGTAAAGGTAACTTTACACGTGGAATTTTTTTGTTTTATTCTCTACACTCCGGGGAAGAAAGGGGATATGAATAAAAGGAGGATCTAACATGGTCGGAACAGCTTCGGAAAACAGTGTTCAATGTAACACCGAATATTCTCCGTTGAAAAAAGTCGTAGTCGCCAAACCTTCTTACATGAAAATTACTGACATCATCAACGAAACTCAAAAACATTACCAAAACAAGAACATAAACATCAAAACAGCTCTCCAGCAACATGAACATTTCGTACAGGTTTTAGAAGAACACCAGATTGAAGTCATACAACTTGCAAGTCAGCCGGATCTTCATGAACAGGTGTTTACAAGAGATATCGGGTTTACCATTCATCATCGACTGTTTATCAGCTCTATGAGTGAAAAGGTACGGAAAGAGGAAACGGATGTCCTCCAGAGCTGGGCGAGAGAGAATGACATCGAGGTAGAAGAGGACCTCCCTTCATCGATTGAAGGCGGAGATATCGTTGTAGACGGGAACACGGTTTGGGTCGGTGAAACAAAAAGGACGTCCGGTAAATCCATAAGCGAACTTCAATCACGTCTCCTTGACCTTCAGGTTATACCTGTCCCTTTGAGAGGAGACATCCTTCATTTGGACTGCGTATTCAACATAATCGATCAATCCACTGCAATCCTTTATCCTCCTGCTTTTACAAAAAACAGTTTGAAATCCATCTCTGCACGATACAAAGTAATTGAAGTCACCAAAAAGGAGCAATTCACCATGGGTCCGAACGTTCTTTCCATTGGAAGCCGTAAAGTGATCAGCCTCCCTCAAAACGAACAACTAAATACACAGTTAGAGAAATATGGGTTTCATGTGATTCCTGTAGACCTTTCAGAAATCATCAAATCCGGAGGGTCGTTCCGCTGCTGTACATTGCCATTAAAACGAACATAAAGTCAGTCCGCTTCTTTTAGAGCGGGCTCTTTTTGAGTGGAAGAAGTTCACACAAGTATAAATAAGACACCACTAAAATGTGGTGTCTTTGCATTTGTTTATTGGTTTTCAAAACACTATATACCTATCATCGAAGGGCCGGTCTGCTTTTTCGGTGTTCTCTCCTGGATGGAGCCGTTTCAAACAATTGTTTATCTTCCTCTGTCTCAGGTATGATGGGCGGCACCGGTGTCGGTCTCCCTTCGACATCTACAGCGACCATCGTTAAAAATGATTCGGTCGTCATAACCTTTTGGCCTTGAAGTAAATCATCTGCAAAGACTTTCACATACACTTCCATTGATGTACGTCCCGTGCTCGTCACACAAGCTTCTAACGTCAATGCATCCCCTACTTTAGCTGAAGATAAAAAATCTACAGAGTCTATGGAAGCTGTGACAACTACACAGTTTGAATGCTTCATAGCAGTAAGAGCAGCAATTTCATCGATATATGAAAGGACTTTCCCTCCGAAAATAGTATCCAGGTGATTCGTATCTGGTGGCAGCACTAATCTTGTTTGAGTCATTCTAGAATAACGAACAGGTAAAGGTTCCATGAATGGTTTCCTCCTTCTTGAAAGTGAATATCCCTCAAAGGGAGAATTTACAAAGCGCATTCTCCCTTTAGTTCATGGAACCGTAAAAGGCTCTTGATGGATCCAATACACGTAACATCCTCCTATCTCCCGTAGGAATTCATGTTCTTCCTTATGGCAGGTCTCCTGACTCAGGTTCATCAGCACATAGCCCTTCCCATAAAAAAACAGTGGGTCATCTATGCACCTCCCCATTACAGTGGCGGGACCGCGTTGGCTTTTCACCAAACTTCCCTTTTCAGCTTCTAAGACGAAGCCACCATAAGGCGGTAAAATTTTCAATAGAAAAGAGTAACTCTCTTCCCATCCACTATCTCCTAAACAAACACCCATGTCAACACGAACAAAACTATTAATATTGTCATCTAATTTCCTAAATAGGGGTTGATTACGAACAATAAACTGATATACTATCCATATCATTCGAATATAAGTTTTCATATAATCGCGGGGATAGGGCCTGCAAGTTTCTACCGGTTTACCGTAAATAGACCGACTATGAAAAGCAGCACAAGACACCGGGGCTTTCCTGTCCACGGTTTCATTGTCTTTGTCTACGTCTAGCACGAAAAGACTTGCTTTCCATAGAGGAAACAAGCTTTTCGTGCTTTTTTGTTACCTAAATACTTAACCCAGAAAGGTGCGTTGGATATGGATCGTTTGAAAAAGAAAATCGTGGAAGAAGGGAAAGTTCTATCTTCTTCCGTTATTAAAGTTGATGCCTTCTTGAATCATCAAATAGACCCTGTACTCATGAAAGAAATTGGTGAAGAGTTTGCGAGACGTTTCAAAGATTTGGGGATTACGAAGGTACTGACATTAGAGTCCTCAGGAATTGCACCCGCTCAAATGACTGCCCTAAGCCTGGGGGTTCCTGCAATCTTTGCAAGGAAGAAAAAATCGTTGACCATGAAAGATCACCTTTACACATCAAAGGTGCACTCATTTACAAAGCAAGAAACAAATGACATCTCCATATCAAAAAACTTCATGACACATGATGATCACGTTTTGATCCTTGACGACTTTCTCGCGAATGGTCAGGCAGCGAAGGGGCTGATTGACCTTGTGGAACAATCAGGAGCATCGATTTCCGGTGTAGCGATCATCATAGAAAAAGGGTTTCAAGATGGAGGACGTCTCTTACGACGCCAAGGATTAAAAGTAGAATCTCTCGCCACGCTTTCATCCCTTGAGGACAGTAAAGTCACGTTTGGAGAACAGGAGGTATCCTCATGAAAACAACGGCGTTAGCAATTCAACATTTATTGGCGATGTATGCTGGAGCAATCCTCGTTCCATTGATTGTTGGTGGAGCTCTGGGGCTGGATTCTGAACAACTCACTTATCTTGTCGCTATTGATATTTTAATGTGCGGGGTGGCAACCATCTTGCAAGTCGTCCGCAATCGTTATTTCGGTATCGGTCTTCCTGTCGTCCTTGGCTGTACGTTTACAGCCGTCGGTCCAATGATCGCCATCGGAGGTGAATTCGGGGTTTCGGCTATCTACGGCTCCATTCTCGTTTCCGGATTGTTCGTCATCCTGATCAGCCGCTACTTCGGGAAACTTGTTCGATTCTTCCCACCTGTCGTCACAGGGACCGTTGTAACGATTATTGGAATTACATTAATTCCTGTTGCCATCAACAACATGGGCGGAGGCCAAGGGGCTGAAGACTTTGGTTCCCCTGCCAATCTTGCTCTTTCCTTTGGAACGCTTTTATTCATTGTTCTTCTTTATCGTTTCACGAAAGGATTCAT
This window harbors:
- a CDS encoding type 1 glutamine amidotransferase domain-containing protein, which gives rise to MRLEGKKVIQLVSKDFEDLELWYPVLRLQEEGATVHLVGEKAGEEHPGKYGVPATADYAFEDINPADYDGILVPGGWSPDKLRRFDKVIEMVQHMNNERKPIGQICHAGWVLISANILKGRKVTSTPGIKDDMINAGAEWFDEAVVQDEHIVSARRPPDLPPYAKAFADLLAD
- a CDS encoding helix-turn-helix transcriptional regulator → MKNRLMEFRKNQGLSQDKLAEILQVSRQTIISIEKNRYSPSLPLAFEIARVFGVRIEDLFIYESREGE
- a CDS encoding acyl-CoA thioesterase; this translates as MEPLPVRYSRMTQTRLVLPPDTNHLDTIFGGKVLSYIDEIAALTAMKHSNCVVVTASIDSVDFLSSAKVGDALTLEACVTSTGRTSMEVYVKVFADDLLQGQKVMTTESFLTMVAVDVEGRPTPVPPIIPETEEDKQLFETAPSRREHRKSRPALR
- a CDS encoding permease, coding for MDYTSNAFKVIGVFFLLLAGFLIFVGTMGGEWPSMMWTMVSLGILSFSMSYLYPQFKQKDERMKWIRHKAVFYSFFIMMGIMAVFHLMIVLQVVTLSAVDLLSILLSLNIVTVFLTMVILAKRY
- a CDS encoding acyl-CoA dehydrogenase family protein; this translates as MAGVWNRLIKNDRQQEMFEKADRIAEEARKHIPETDRDASFSYETLKVIKDEKYPSMSLPESEGGEGLSLYEFLLMQEKIAEGDGAVALSIGWHMGIMMELSQEQLWDQKSYDRLVHEVVSEQKVVNRAATEPATGSPTRGGIPETKAVRRGDVYILNGRKSFTSMAEHLDYYIVSAYIEDKDTVGWFLIDRHQPGLSVDKTWDTLGMRGTASDDLVMEDVELQESDLVELKSGSKSSPKGWLLHIPACYLGIAVAARNDAIAFAKDFQPNSLDTPISEVSHIQDKIGEMEWKLLQAHSFLYSVARKWDEEPEERQQMGSELAAVKLAVTNTANEVVDLAMRIAGGRGLSKAYAFEKYYRDVRAGLHNPPMDDAVVSMLAKQAIAEDH
- a CDS encoding DoxX family protein produces the protein MKIARQIGLYVFAIALFYAGVTHFMYDHGFARMLPSWVPLKLIIVYVTGITEWLLALLLVFPQTRRAAGFATAAFLFIVWPANFYAAIYGIPAPWSEETNQTALWIRLLFQPLLIWWVLAVSKDSKEV
- a CDS encoding dimethylarginine dimethylaminohydrolase family protein encodes the protein MVGTASENSVQCNTEYSPLKKVVVAKPSYMKITDIINETQKHYQNKNINIKTALQQHEHFVQVLEEHQIEVIQLASQPDLHEQVFTRDIGFTIHHRLFISSMSEKVRKEETDVLQSWARENDIEVEEDLPSSIEGGDIVVDGNTVWVGETKRTSGKSISELQSRLLDLQVIPVPLRGDILHLDCVFNIIDQSTAILYPPAFTKNSLKSISARYKVIEVTKKEQFTMGPNVLSIGSRKVISLPQNEQLNTQLEKYGFHVIPVDLSEIIKSGGSFRCCTLPLKRT
- a CDS encoding xanthine phosphoribosyltransferase encodes the protein MDRLKKKIVEEGKVLSSSVIKVDAFLNHQIDPVLMKEIGEEFARRFKDLGITKVLTLESSGIAPAQMTALSLGVPAIFARKKKSLTMKDHLYTSKVHSFTKQETNDISISKNFMTHDDHVLILDDFLANGQAAKGLIDLVEQSGASISGVAIIIEKGFQDGGRLLRRQGLKVESLATLSSLEDSKVTFGEQEVSS